Proteins encoded in a region of the Paenibacillus sp. W2I17 genome:
- a CDS encoding Gfo/Idh/MocA family protein yields the protein MSKIKVAVFGCGAIAERRHIPEYAANENVELVAFADPIVERAEKMAETYGGKAYSSYEELLANETVDAVSVCTPNYLHAPMAIAAANAGKHVLVEKPMAVSTEEGEQMIEAAKKNGVYLMVGHNQRLMPPHVKAKEILDSGKLGKVLNFRTSFGHPGPEGWSVDGAESWFFRKEEAIMGAMGDLGVHKSDFIRYLLNDEVSEVAGFISTLHKEGTKVDDNATCLLRMKSGAIGTLVASWTQYRAGDNSTVLWCENGVMKIGTVEGDEVIVELTNGTVETYKVGAMATNEKQVPSGVIDAFVESIVTQTPPAISGEEGLRSLQVILAAFESEKTGQIVKL from the coding sequence ATGAGTAAAATTAAAGTTGCTGTATTCGGCTGTGGAGCCATTGCCGAGCGCAGACATATTCCAGAGTACGCTGCCAATGAGAACGTAGAACTTGTCGCTTTTGCCGATCCGATTGTGGAGCGTGCGGAGAAGATGGCCGAGACTTACGGCGGTAAAGCGTACTCCAGTTACGAAGAATTGCTTGCAAACGAAACGGTTGATGCCGTTAGTGTGTGTACACCAAACTATCTGCATGCGCCAATGGCGATTGCTGCTGCAAATGCAGGCAAGCATGTATTGGTTGAGAAACCAATGGCAGTATCCACTGAAGAAGGCGAGCAAATGATCGAAGCTGCCAAGAAAAATGGCGTGTATTTGATGGTTGGACACAACCAGCGTCTGATGCCTCCTCACGTAAAAGCAAAAGAAATTCTCGACTCCGGCAAACTCGGTAAAGTCCTGAATTTCCGTACATCATTTGGTCACCCGGGTCCGGAAGGTTGGAGTGTGGACGGAGCTGAAAGCTGGTTCTTCCGTAAAGAAGAAGCTATTATGGGCGCTATGGGCGACCTGGGCGTGCACAAATCAGACTTCATCCGTTATTTGCTGAATGATGAAGTATCTGAAGTGGCTGGTTTCATCAGCACACTGCACAAGGAAGGCACTAAAGTTGATGATAACGCAACTTGTTTGCTGCGTATGAAGAGTGGAGCGATCGGAACGCTCGTAGCAAGCTGGACACAATACAGAGCTGGAGACAACAGTACAGTGCTGTGGTGCGAGAATGGTGTTATGAAGATCGGAACAGTGGAAGGCGATGAAGTTATCGTTGAGCTGACCAATGGTACAGTTGAGACGTACAAAGTTGGTGCCATGGCTACCAACGAGAAACAAGTGCCGAGTGGTGTAATTGACGCATTTGTAGAGTCGATTGTAACCCAAACACCTCCAGCGATTTCCGGGGAAGAGGGCTTGCGTTCCCTGCAAGTGATCTTGGCAGCTTTCGAATCCGAGAAAACAGGTCAGATCGTTAAACTGTAA
- a CDS encoding aldo/keto reductase has protein sequence MEYIEIAGAGKRVSRLIKGTDYFVHNAYDKAATNMDAFLSIGGNTVDTAHIYCGGQSEEVLGRYMKERGNRDQIVILTKGAHHDQNGPRVNADAIRSDLMESLERLQTDHVEMYALHRDDPNTPVSVILEALNEHIESGKIGAIGASNWTWQRLEEANAYAAASGLKGFTFSSPNLSLAKANEPFWEGCVSADAETLAWHEQTKLPLLSWSSQARGFFTGRFTPEVRDNEDLVRVFYSDDNWERLHRAEQLANSKKTSPIQIALAYVLNQTFPTCALIGAQNQAELLSCDEGSRITLTPAEITWLDLGSDVPAGI, from the coding sequence ATGGAATATATCGAAATTGCTGGTGCAGGTAAACGTGTCTCCCGATTGATTAAAGGAACCGATTATTTCGTGCATAATGCCTACGATAAAGCAGCTACGAACATGGATGCTTTTCTGTCGATTGGCGGTAACACTGTAGATACAGCTCATATCTATTGTGGTGGACAGAGTGAAGAAGTCCTTGGTCGTTACATGAAAGAACGTGGTAACCGCGACCAGATCGTCATTCTCACCAAAGGCGCGCATCATGACCAGAATGGACCACGTGTGAACGCTGATGCCATCCGCAGTGACTTGATGGAAAGTCTGGAGCGTCTTCAGACAGATCACGTAGAGATGTATGCCTTGCACCGGGATGATCCCAATACCCCTGTCAGTGTCATTCTTGAAGCACTAAACGAACATATTGAATCCGGTAAAATCGGCGCAATTGGCGCCTCCAACTGGACTTGGCAGCGGCTCGAGGAAGCCAATGCGTACGCTGCGGCAAGTGGCCTGAAGGGCTTCACCTTCAGTAGTCCAAATCTCAGTCTCGCCAAAGCAAACGAACCGTTCTGGGAAGGCTGTGTGTCAGCAGATGCAGAAACGCTGGCATGGCATGAGCAAACCAAACTACCATTGCTATCCTGGTCCTCTCAAGCGCGTGGTTTCTTCACTGGAAGATTCACACCTGAAGTTCGGGATAACGAAGATCTGGTGCGTGTATTCTACAGTGATGATAACTGGGAACGGTTGCATCGGGCTGAACAATTGGCTAATTCGAAGAAAACATCACCCATTCAAATTGCACTCGCTTATGTATTGAATCAGACGTTCCCAACCTGTGCGCTGATCGGTGCCCAGAATCAGGCGGAGCTGCTGTCCTGTGACGAAGGTTCCCGCATCACGCTGACTCCCGCTGAAATAACATGGCTGGATCTGGGCAGTGATGTACCGGCTGGCATCTAA